Proteins from a genomic interval of Granulicella sp. L56:
- the mfd gene encoding transcription-repair coupling factor — protein sequence MVLPFVRELLADLEHSEAFERVRRHLSGGTGRRRVSGLTATARALYLPLFVRAANAPCVIVVSDNKAAEALHAAVLSACELTGALDPAQVLRLPAHDVLPFENLSPHPEIQETRAATLWKIANGTARLMIAPVEAACMKLFTRDFYKALALHLKVGEEYMPDMLIEHLLSVGYTRVDVVEMPGQVTLRGGIIDAFSPEMERPVRIDFFGDEIESIRTFDAETQRSSNPLDEALLLPLTEIPVTEKVLTAINARLTRSGVAGAALEGGEEPVELQTHIATRTGEATVFPGWEFFAPVAGATHTLLDLLTASGPAPRVFIEEPAMVKNQGERWWNKVEQRHDRSGIGNLVRPEDIYLSPWDLDDRLHKFCGCELDQLGLVDILDADRSDLSEVDFATRPTQRFHGSIPALIDQLNVLMKQDARILLTAPNQGEVERLAGLLQEYHVPYRLGSRTEQHGSSTVYSESSYLAGDLRTPVIVKTTIAAGVQILDLDRTTARQVVIFGAQDLSDDADVTVRTARRGKSKASAFISDFRDLAVGDYVVHVEHGIAQYCGLRVIEENDSPPLELMILEFADEAKLYVPLTRLDLIQKYRSTDTGPAPQLNKLGTQGWQKTKARVKKAMADMAAELLKLYAQRESIQGTPFSPDTNMQREFEDAFDFNETDDQLNAIADIKRDMESTQPMDRLLCGDVGYGKTEVAMRAAFKAVQDSKQVAILTPTTVLSFQHYETFKRRFANFPVNIEMISRFRTAKEQKIILEKVEQGKVDILIGTHRILSKDLKFQDLGLLVVDEEQRFGVRHKERLKQMRTAIDVLAMSATPIPRTLHMSLIGLRDMSVIETPPKDRMAIQTIVAKFDEKLVRTAIEMELERGGQTYFVHNRVESIYELAAKIRELVPQARVVIGHGQLPEAELERVMLAFMNHEYDVLLATSIIENGLDIPLANTIIINRADRHGLSELYQLRGRVGRSNRRAYSYLLIPPEKELSEVSRRRLAALKEFSDLGAGFKIAALDLELRGAGNMLGGEQSGHIEAIGFEMYTTMLEEAVRKMKGEEDKPAHANTVINLGISVRIDSDYIPEENQRLRMYKRIAGAEDFATLADVRAELQDRYGTPPESVLNLLAAGEIRLQCEQLGIAQLDRKRTQIELGKTKTFVEMLHLKFAERLSGGSPATAPGVAPARERSVDPGVLMKLVSRNTKKGAQFTPQGILRWPLTSAKAEDVIAETRALLDALDTHG from the coding sequence ATGGTTCTTCCCTTCGTCCGCGAACTACTTGCGGACCTTGAACACTCTGAGGCCTTTGAGCGTGTACGCCGCCACCTGAGCGGGGGCACGGGGCGCAGACGTGTGTCTGGATTGACCGCTACGGCGCGGGCACTTTATCTGCCGCTGTTCGTTCGCGCGGCCAATGCTCCGTGCGTGATTGTCGTTTCGGACAACAAGGCCGCCGAGGCACTTCATGCCGCAGTACTCTCTGCCTGCGAGTTGACCGGAGCGTTGGACCCTGCACAGGTCTTGCGGCTTCCGGCGCACGATGTTCTTCCGTTTGAAAATCTATCCCCGCACCCTGAGATTCAGGAGACCCGGGCTGCGACGCTGTGGAAGATCGCGAACGGGACGGCGCGGCTTATGATTGCTCCGGTCGAAGCTGCCTGCATGAAGCTCTTTACCCGCGACTTTTACAAGGCGCTGGCACTGCATCTGAAGGTCGGCGAAGAGTACATGCCGGACATGCTGATCGAGCATCTGCTCTCGGTGGGCTACACCCGCGTCGATGTGGTGGAGATGCCGGGGCAGGTTACGCTGCGCGGCGGCATCATCGACGCCTTCTCGCCCGAGATGGAGCGCCCGGTGCGCATCGACTTCTTCGGCGACGAGATCGAGTCCATCCGCACCTTTGACGCCGAGACGCAGCGCAGCAGCAACCCGCTCGATGAGGCCCTGCTGCTTCCGCTTACAGAGATTCCTGTCACCGAGAAAGTTCTGACCGCGATCAATGCACGGCTCACGCGCAGCGGAGTTGCCGGGGCTGCGCTCGAAGGTGGAGAAGAGCCGGTCGAGTTGCAGACGCACATTGCCACACGTACCGGCGAGGCGACGGTGTTTCCCGGCTGGGAGTTTTTCGCGCCGGTCGCTGGAGCTACGCACACACTTTTAGACTTGCTGACGGCAAGCGGCCCTGCGCCTCGCGTCTTCATTGAAGAACCTGCGATGGTCAAAAATCAGGGCGAGCGCTGGTGGAACAAAGTTGAGCAGCGTCATGATCGTTCCGGCATCGGCAATCTGGTTCGACCCGAAGATATTTATCTTTCGCCATGGGACCTTGATGACCGCCTCCACAAATTCTGCGGTTGCGAACTCGATCAGCTTGGGCTGGTCGATATACTCGACGCCGACCGCAGCGACCTGTCGGAGGTGGACTTCGCCACTCGGCCCACGCAGCGATTTCATGGCAGCATTCCGGCGCTGATCGATCAGCTTAACGTGCTGATGAAGCAGGATGCACGCATTCTGCTCACGGCTCCTAATCAGGGTGAAGTGGAGCGGCTTGCCGGGCTTTTGCAGGAGTATCACGTTCCTTATCGCCTCGGTTCGCGGACGGAGCAGCATGGCAGCTCGACGGTTTATTCGGAGTCCAGCTATCTTGCGGGCGACCTGCGCACGCCTGTGATCGTAAAGACGACGATCGCCGCGGGTGTGCAGATACTCGACCTCGACCGGACGACAGCGCGTCAGGTTGTCATCTTTGGAGCACAGGATTTATCGGACGACGCCGACGTAACGGTGCGGACGGCGCGGCGCGGCAAATCGAAGGCTTCCGCTTTCATCTCCGATTTTCGCGATCTTGCTGTCGGCGACTACGTTGTTCACGTCGAACATGGCATCGCACAGTATTGCGGACTGCGCGTTATCGAAGAAAACGATTCGCCACCACTGGAGCTGATGATCCTTGAGTTTGCCGACGAGGCCAAGCTCTACGTTCCGCTTACGCGGCTCGATCTGATCCAGAAGTACCGCAGCACCGATACAGGGCCTGCTCCGCAACTGAACAAACTGGGCACGCAGGGTTGGCAGAAGACCAAGGCGCGCGTCAAAAAGGCGATGGCCGACATGGCCGCCGAGCTGTTGAAGCTCTACGCACAGCGCGAGTCGATTCAGGGCACTCCTTTTTCGCCGGATACGAACATGCAGCGCGAGTTTGAGGATGCGTTCGACTTCAACGAGACCGACGACCAGCTCAACGCCATTGCCGACATCAAGCGCGATATGGAATCGACGCAGCCGATGGACCGCCTGCTCTGCGGCGACGTGGGCTACGGCAAGACCGAGGTTGCCATGCGCGCGGCGTTCAAGGCGGTGCAGGACTCGAAGCAGGTCGCAATACTAACGCCGACGACGGTGCTGAGTTTTCAGCACTACGAAACCTTCAAGCGACGCTTCGCCAACTTTCCCGTCAATATCGAGATGATCTCGCGCTTCCGCACAGCGAAGGAGCAGAAGATCATTCTCGAAAAGGTGGAGCAGGGGAAGGTCGACATTCTCATCGGCACGCATCGCATTCTGTCGAAGGACCTGAAGTTTCAGGACCTCGGGCTGCTGGTGGTCGATGAAGAGCAACGCTTTGGCGTGCGTCATAAAGAGCGGCTGAAACAGATGCGAACGGCCATTGACGTACTTGCGATGTCTGCCACACCGATTCCGCGCACGCTGCATATGTCGCTGATCGGGCTGCGCGATATGAGCGTGATCGAGACGCCGCCCAAAGACCGCATGGCCATTCAGACCATCGTCGCCAAGTTCGACGAGAAGCTGGTGCGCACCGCCATTGAGATGGAGCTGGAGCGCGGCGGGCAGACCTACTTCGTACACAATCGCGTGGAGTCGATCTACGAGCTCGCGGCGAAGATTCGCGAGCTGGTTCCGCAGGCCCGCGTCGTGATTGGTCATGGGCAGCTTCCCGAGGCAGAGCTGGAGCGGGTGATGCTCGCCTTCATGAATCATGAGTACGATGTTTTGCTTGCGACCAGCATCATTGAAAACGGTCTTGATATTCCGCTCGCCAACACCATCATCATCAATCGTGCAGATCGACATGGGCTGAGCGAGCTGTATCAACTGCGTGGACGCGTGGGGCGCAGCAATCGGCGCGCTTACTCGTACCTTCTGATTCCTCCGGAGAAGGAGCTGAGCGAGGTATCGCGGCGCAGGCTTGCGGCGTTGAAGGAGTTCTCCGATCTTGGCGCGGGCTTCAAGATCGCTGCGCTTGATCTGGAACTGCGCGGCGCGGGCAACATGCTGGGCGGCGAGCAGTCGGGCCACATCGAGGCCATCGGCTTCGAGATGTACACGACCATGCTGGAAGAGGCCGTGCGCAAGATGAAGGGCGAGGAGGACAAGCCTGCCCATGCCAACACGGTCATCAACCTCGGCATCAGCGTTCGCATCGATTCGGACTACATCCCCGAAGAGAACCAGCGCCTGCGCATGTACAAGCGCATCGCCGGGGCGGAGGACTTTGCCACACTTGCCGATGTTCGTGCCGAGTTGCAGGACCGCTACGGCACGCCGCCAGAGTCCGTGCTGAACCTGCTGGCAGCTGGGGAGATTCGGCTACAGTGCGAGCAGCTTGGCATTGCACAGCTCGACCGCAAACGTACCCAGATTGAACTGGGCAAGACCAAGACTTTTGTCGAGATGCTGCATCTGAAGTTTGCCGAACGGCTATCGGGTGGATCACCTGCGACCGCTCCGGGCGTGGCTCCGGCGCGCGAGCGAAGCGTCGATCCGGGAGTGCTGATGAAGCTGGTCAGCCGCAATACGAAAAAAGGCGCGCAGTTCACGCCGCAGGGTATTCTGCGCTGGCCGCTTACCAGTGCCAAAGCCGAAGATGTGATTGCTGAGACGCGTGCGCTGCTGGATGCTCTCGATACGCATGGCTGA
- a CDS encoding energy transducer TonB, whose product MTLKLLVPAALLLFALPVLAQTTTPLPATTPADASTPLKIGGDVLPPVLIHMANPKFPRGLRGVGTTAVVHVGVVVDTSGKPTQIRIVKSSNAGFDKNSMDAVKKYRFKPATLHGQPVAVELVVQVNFEVFDQMPPGGYHPPAEPPIQPN is encoded by the coding sequence ATGACACTCAAACTCCTTGTTCCCGCTGCGTTGCTCTTGTTCGCCCTGCCTGTCCTCGCTCAAACGACTACCCCTCTCCCCGCCACAACGCCAGCAGATGCGTCCACACCCCTGAAGATAGGCGGAGATGTTCTCCCGCCTGTTCTAATTCATATGGCAAATCCAAAATTTCCTCGCGGCCTCCGCGGGGTAGGAACCACAGCCGTTGTCCACGTTGGTGTAGTTGTCGATACATCCGGCAAACCAACCCAAATTCGCATCGTCAAGTCGAGCAATGCAGGTTTCGATAAAAACTCTATGGATGCAGTGAAAAAATACCGCTTCAAGCCAGCGACGTTACACGGACAGCCCGTGGCAGTCGAGCTCGTAGTACAGGTAAATTTTGAGGTCTTCGACCAAATGCCTCCGGGCGGTTATCATCCACCCGCGGAACCCCCCATTCAACCGAATTAA